A section of the Citrus sinensis cultivar Valencia sweet orange chromosome 8, DVS_A1.0, whole genome shotgun sequence genome encodes:
- the LOC127899335 gene encoding uncharacterized protein LOC127899335 gives MSRKGGARHASSSRDVLGIADDADPTLHEMANEGNPMMRAMLRLMEQQSKLIQDMARGRVGAQENVPVERQGGARDHGAMVNLERFKKLGPPTFQGTTDPMVAEAWLKQMEKIFVAMGCNDDQRVILASFVLQGEADHWWDAKSHLIRAGLQDAPITWELFLEAFHEKYFPERVRHQMEADFLRLTQGTKSVAEYEEQFTALSRFAHTLVANEGSKCRKFLEGLRPNIKGRLTILKINNYADLVDRAILAEKDILEAQVTRDQRNKKNPQGGPQNGSSYRQGPHSQKYNGGGNKWDNKGVPDDTARRNYPICRHCERRHPGECHWKTGACFACGESGHRIMDCPKRRSETTNTQTNEGQRKKPRVQGRVFALTEKDAEVSNDVVSGTLSLFSREAKVLFDPGATHSFVSCVFARYANVPITP, from the coding sequence ATGTCACGTAAGGGAGGTGCTAGGCATGCCTCTAGCTCGAGAGATGTTTTAGGTATCGCTGACGACGCTGACCCAACCTTGCACGAGATGGCTAACGAAGGAAATCCTATGATGCGCGCAATGCTTAGATTGATGGAACAACAAAGTAAGTTAATTCAAGATATGGCTAGAGGCAGAGTTGGGGCACAAGAGAATGTGCCAGTTGAAAGGCAAGGTGGCGCAAGAGATCATGGGGCTATGGTGAACTTAGAACGATTTAAGAAATTGGGACCACCTACCTTTCAGGGGACTACCGATCCCATGGTTGCAGAGGCATGGCTAAAACAGATGGAGAAGATATTTGTGGCTATGGGTTGTAATGATGATCAAAGGGTAATATTAGCCTCATTTGTCCTTCAGGGTGAGGCAGACCACTGGTGGGATGCCAAATCTCATCTCATAAGGGCTGGCTTGCAAGATGCACCCATTACTTGGGAGTTATTTTTGGAGGCTTTTCATGAAAAGTATTTTCCTGAACGAGTTCGACATCAGATGGAGGCTGATTTCTTGAGGTTGACTCAAGGAACAAAGTCTGTTGCGGAGTATGAGGAACAATTTACTGCCCTCTCTCGTTTTGCTCATACCTTGGTTGCTAATGAAGGTAGTAAGTGTAGGAAGTTCCTGGAAGGGTTACGTCCTAACATTAAAGGGCGATTGACCATCCTTAAGATTAACAATTATGCCGATTTGGTGGACCGAGCAATTCTTGCGGAGAAGGATATTCTTGAAGCCCAAGTTACAAGGGATCAGAGAAATAAGAAGAATCCACAAGGTGGACCGCAAAATGGAAGTTCTTATAGGCAGGGTCCTCACTCCCAGAAGTATAATGGTGGAGGTAACAAATGGGATAACAAGGGTGTTCCTGATGACACTGCTCGGAGGAACTACCCCATTTGTCGACATTGTGAAAGGAGGCACCCTGGTGAATGCCATTGGAAAACTGGAGCTTGTTTTGCTTGTGGAGAATCTGGGCATAGGATTATGGATTGCCCAAAGAGACGTAGCGAGACTACAAATACTCAGACTAACGAAGGGCAGAGGAAGAAACCGAGGGTGCAAGGGCGTGTTTTTGCACTAACAGAAAAAGATGCTGAGGTGTCCAATGATGTAGTATCAGGTACATTGTCCTTATTCTCTAGAGAAGCCAAAGTTCTTTTTGATCCTGGTGCTACACATTCATTTGTATCTTGTGTGTTTGCCCGTTATGCTAATGTGCCTATCACACCA